One genomic segment of Ferrimonas sp. YFM includes these proteins:
- a CDS encoding PKD domain-containing protein has protein sequence MMRVPVSLSVVLVLGLLVGCSDSDSASASVVRPVADAGHAQSLSQGATAILNGSGSYDPQGRVISYQWTVTERPVGSSSALTDSASPYPGLYLDAVGDYEITLVVSNGESDSEPARVKISDTGVVPIAHAGHDIKVTGVTSVTLDGSASIDPDGDRLSFNWTLVGRPAGSVAELQRANTPFPVLQMDLPGEYDAELVVSDATGSSEPDRVRISDSNVAPVARVVSTAFSTPGVPVRFDGSGSSDADGDSISYQWHLVSVPQGSQVALNATNLAQVELTPDLAGDYIVALAVSDGVNLSETVTSTLHRGNRPPVAVTGHDQWVNTGQIVHLDGSSSYDLDGDGLSYQWSLLSAPTGSASALTDVRSAHPQLIPDVSGDYLIQLIVSDGQSNSLPATLLLSDRDTNLAPVANAGITHKGGPGDTLILDGSGSYDFDGDALNYRWTLISKPGSSNAALSGSDSARPSLTLDAAGDYVAQLVVSDGALTSAPDTVLITEVNLPPKADAGVNASVVKGQTVQLDGSASTDAEGAALSYLWSLISSPAGSQASLSAARTPMPSFVADVDGDYVLQLVVNDGEQDSAPDTVIIRELSQNSLPVANAGADRTAEAGELINLDGSGSSDADGDSLTYRWALLSRPVNSKAELVKADSAYPVLVTGEEGDYLIQLVVSDGQSTSLPDTLLIHDKQRNVAPVADAGSDRQVSIGDNVSLSGSASSDGNGDPLSYRWSLLSLPAGSQAVLSSADQVNTDFRLDVAGTFVAQLVVSDGVLSSAPVTVTITNKPSGSIVVNPVPQGHTLVMSSTLGGEEQVGGLYSISESSLGDIHPLISLKGKPSVQNKSDLALVYNTKDKRFYTQLDTEGVYAGGVVLSFDPVSQQVEIVRHIEDQTLSGNRVYGFNTRLLLHPDGSALFGMVKFGSVNDAGRLYHLNIDRSSDDFGQLSWVAELGQGDGKGNTFGRIPLANIQWSGDNRIMVINHNKKGVTETNAFELTPSDPNDLTKPWNAKGYADITVPYDGRFQHYGDDTVYNVWNRSPDSIFEVTTRAGGAGGYVNFDCFNPLGTFPWDARKLYGLCQGLGSSQPPILVEVNRASADSTNLRRFSNWSDLKPTGLAASQNGGLLFINATDPATSIAVEIERISGTDAPFKHLPSQVKQVKNGSYSDSPLIIGDELRGKLFVGDPGISSNPDDPVDDRFVSVVSFDGGEMNQGAFVTLDRLDNSVSVTSLGYQKGAYTFGRPLLHSNGKLFGSVIYAPDFEGFGTNYSYDPDTAIIDYGSGYGSVRPGIALAEGQTGLIYGLGVDVRDAFRQVLYSLDPDSLAFTQLDKFDSTGRAHANTEVAIQGQGAWVLSDVNLYCFNLTTRAKVMGHSFSVNGPHDPVRTLSYLASQDAWYLPTRASAVAGEGTIQRITNDCSSPVRTDAVTGLTDIPSTALLVASDGYLYFGTENGKLMQFDPVMDLVSEVATFGNAEVVGYLIEDQNGDILGVVRGQEEQLFAYHLATGQVSLTEIPKDSPTDLYYPGVVELN, from the coding sequence ATGATGCGTGTACCAGTGAGTCTGAGTGTAGTACTCGTTTTGGGGTTGTTGGTTGGTTGCAGCGACAGTGATTCGGCGTCGGCCTCTGTAGTGAGGCCTGTTGCGGATGCGGGGCACGCTCAGTCCCTCAGCCAAGGTGCTACTGCGATATTGAACGGCAGTGGTTCCTATGATCCTCAAGGGAGAGTCATTAGCTATCAGTGGACTGTCACGGAACGCCCGGTGGGAAGCAGCAGTGCACTGACCGATTCTGCCAGTCCTTACCCTGGGCTCTATTTGGATGCAGTGGGTGACTACGAGATTACGCTGGTAGTGAGCAACGGTGAATCTGATAGCGAACCGGCCAGGGTTAAAATCAGTGACACAGGCGTGGTGCCGATAGCTCACGCCGGTCATGACATTAAAGTCACAGGCGTGACCTCAGTTACCCTGGATGGAAGTGCCAGCATCGACCCTGATGGTGACCGACTGAGCTTTAACTGGACCTTGGTTGGTCGCCCTGCGGGCAGTGTTGCTGAGTTACAGCGTGCCAATACCCCTTTTCCCGTACTGCAAATGGATCTGCCGGGTGAGTATGACGCAGAGCTTGTGGTGAGCGATGCCACTGGAAGCAGCGAGCCTGATCGAGTACGAATCAGCGACTCCAACGTGGCGCCTGTTGCGCGTGTGGTAAGCACCGCCTTTTCAACTCCAGGTGTACCCGTTCGATTCGATGGCAGCGGCTCGTCCGACGCCGATGGCGACAGCATCAGTTACCAGTGGCACCTGGTGTCTGTACCTCAGGGAAGTCAGGTAGCTCTGAATGCCACCAATCTCGCTCAAGTGGAACTGACTCCGGATTTAGCGGGAGATTATATTGTCGCACTGGCGGTCAGTGACGGTGTAAACCTCAGCGAGACAGTGACTTCTACCCTTCACAGAGGCAATCGGCCACCTGTGGCGGTAACTGGCCATGATCAATGGGTGAATACAGGACAGATTGTTCATCTTGATGGGTCGTCCTCCTATGATCTCGATGGTGATGGGCTCAGTTATCAATGGTCTCTGCTTTCTGCGCCAACCGGCAGTGCCAGTGCACTGACAGATGTTCGCAGTGCGCACCCTCAGTTAATCCCGGATGTGTCTGGAGATTACTTGATTCAATTGATCGTCAGTGATGGCCAGAGCAATAGCCTGCCAGCCACTCTGCTGCTGAGTGATCGAGACACCAATCTAGCCCCGGTAGCCAATGCGGGGATAACCCACAAGGGAGGACCCGGAGACACTCTTATACTGGATGGCTCGGGCTCCTACGACTTTGATGGCGATGCACTGAACTATCGCTGGACCTTGATCAGCAAACCAGGCAGCAGTAATGCCGCCTTAAGCGGTTCGGACTCTGCGCGGCCCTCCCTTACCCTGGACGCTGCTGGAGATTATGTGGCTCAACTGGTTGTAAGTGATGGTGCTTTAACCAGTGCGCCCGATACCGTATTGATTACTGAAGTGAACCTCCCCCCTAAGGCTGATGCTGGAGTCAATGCGTCGGTTGTCAAAGGACAAACTGTCCAGTTGGATGGCAGTGCTTCAACGGATGCTGAAGGCGCTGCTCTTTCTTACCTGTGGTCGCTCATCAGCAGTCCAGCAGGCAGTCAGGCCTCACTCTCAGCCGCACGTACGCCCATGCCCAGTTTTGTCGCAGACGTTGACGGTGATTATGTGTTGCAGCTGGTGGTTAACGATGGTGAGCAAGACAGCGCACCAGATACTGTCATCATTCGTGAGCTCAGCCAGAACTCGCTGCCGGTTGCGAATGCCGGGGCAGATCGAACAGCGGAGGCCGGCGAGCTGATTAATCTGGATGGCAGTGGCTCTAGCGATGCTGACGGCGACAGCCTTACTTATCGCTGGGCTCTGTTGTCTCGTCCGGTGAACAGTAAGGCCGAGCTAGTGAAGGCGGATTCCGCCTATCCTGTGCTGGTCACCGGTGAGGAGGGGGACTATCTGATTCAATTGGTGGTCAGTGATGGTCAATCCACCAGCTTGCCCGACACACTGCTCATCCATGACAAGCAGCGCAATGTGGCTCCCGTTGCCGATGCTGGTAGTGATCGTCAGGTGAGTATTGGAGATAACGTGTCATTAAGTGGCAGCGCCTCTTCCGATGGCAACGGAGACCCTCTTAGCTACCGTTGGTCATTGCTCTCTTTACCAGCGGGAAGCCAGGCAGTGCTCTCGTCAGCTGATCAGGTAAACACCGATTTTAGACTCGATGTTGCCGGGACCTTCGTGGCCCAGTTGGTGGTCAGTGATGGGGTGCTGAGCAGTGCTCCGGTGACGGTAACCATCACAAACAAGCCGTCGGGATCCATAGTGGTCAACCCCGTCCCCCAGGGGCATACATTGGTGATGAGCAGCACTTTGGGCGGCGAGGAGCAGGTCGGTGGACTCTATTCGATCAGTGAGTCGTCTTTGGGAGATATTCACCCACTCATCAGTCTCAAGGGTAAGCCGAGCGTTCAAAACAAATCTGACCTGGCATTGGTGTACAACACAAAGGATAAGAGATTTTATACCCAATTGGATACCGAGGGTGTGTACGCCGGAGGGGTCGTGCTGAGCTTCGATCCTGTGTCACAACAGGTCGAGATAGTGCGCCACATAGAGGACCAAACACTCTCTGGAAACCGGGTTTATGGTTTTAATACCCGGTTACTCCTGCACCCCGATGGCTCTGCGTTATTTGGAATGGTTAAGTTTGGGTCAGTTAATGACGCAGGCCGACTTTACCATTTGAATATTGACCGTAGCAGCGACGACTTTGGCCAATTGAGCTGGGTTGCGGAGCTGGGACAAGGCGACGGCAAGGGAAATACCTTTGGCCGCATTCCGCTGGCCAACATTCAATGGAGTGGTGATAACCGAATAATGGTGATCAACCACAACAAAAAAGGGGTGACGGAAACCAATGCCTTTGAACTGACCCCTTCAGATCCCAATGATCTGACAAAGCCATGGAACGCAAAGGGCTATGCCGATATCACCGTACCCTATGATGGGCGCTTTCAGCATTATGGAGACGACACTGTCTACAACGTGTGGAATCGCAGTCCCGATTCCATCTTCGAGGTGACAACCCGAGCCGGAGGGGCCGGTGGCTATGTCAACTTTGACTGCTTCAACCCTCTGGGGACCTTCCCCTGGGACGCTCGCAAACTCTACGGTCTGTGTCAGGGGCTTGGCAGCAGTCAGCCACCCATTCTGGTTGAGGTGAATCGTGCAAGTGCTGACAGCACCAATTTGAGGCGCTTCAGCAACTGGAGTGACTTGAAGCCTACCGGACTTGCAGCCTCTCAAAATGGCGGTTTGTTGTTTATCAATGCTACGGATCCTGCGACCTCAATTGCTGTAGAGATTGAGCGGATCTCAGGTACAGATGCACCATTCAAACATCTGCCGTCTCAAGTGAAGCAGGTGAAGAACGGAAGTTACTCGGACTCCCCCTTGATCATTGGAGATGAGCTGCGAGGAAAGCTGTTTGTGGGTGACCCTGGTATATCCAGTAACCCGGATGACCCGGTGGATGATCGCTTCGTCAGTGTTGTTAGCTTCGATGGGGGAGAGATGAACCAGGGCGCCTTCGTGACCTTGGACAGGCTGGATAACAGCGTCTCTGTCACCAGCTTGGGGTATCAGAAAGGGGCTTATACCTTTGGTCGTCCTCTGCTTCACAGTAACGGAAAACTATTTGGTTCAGTTATCTATGCCCCTGACTTCGAAGGCTTCGGGACTAACTACAGTTATGATCCTGATACGGCCATCATCGATTATGGCTCGGGGTACGGCTCAGTTCGTCCGGGGATTGCATTAGCAGAGGGGCAGACAGGCCTAATCTATGGCCTGGGTGTCGACGTGCGCGATGCTTTCCGTCAGGTGCTGTATAGCCTGGACCCTGACTCCCTGGCCTTCACCCAATTGGATAAGTTCGACAGTACCGGAAGAGCCCATGCCAACACCGAAGTGGCCATCCAGGGACAAGGGGCCTGGGTGCTTTCTGACGTTAATCTCTATTGCTTTAACCTGACTACGAGAGCCAAGGTGATGGGCCACTCATTCAGTGTCAATGGCCCTCACGACCCTGTGCGTACACTGAGTTATCTGGCAAGTCAGGATGCATGGTATCTGCCTACAAGGGCCAGCGCTGTAGCGGGTGAGGGTACCATTCAGCGCATTACCAACGACTGCTCAAGTCCAGTTCGTACGGATGCAGTTACCGGCCTTACGGATATACCCAGCACAGCGTTGTTGGTGGCGTCCGACGGCTATCTGTATTTCGGTACTGAGAATGGCAAGCTCATGCAGTTTGATCCAGTGATGGACTTGGTGAGTGAGGTTGCGACATTTGGCAATGCAGAGGTGGTCGGTTACCTGATTGAAGATCAGAACGGTGACATCCTGGGCGTGGTCCGGGGCCAAGAGGAACAGCTGTTTGCGTATCACCTGGCTACCGGGCAGGTCAGCCTGACAGAGATACCCAAAGACAGCCCAACGGACCTCTACTATCCGGGAGTTGTTGAACTCAATTAG
- the metJ gene encoding met regulon transcriptional regulator MetJ: MSTEWNGNYISPYAEHGKKSEQVKKITVSIPLGVLKLLTDERTRRQVNNLRHATNSELLCEAFLHAFTGQPLPEDNDLRKDHPDTVPESAKRQMKALGIDWEEME; the protein is encoded by the coding sequence ATGAGCACTGAGTGGAACGGCAACTACATCAGCCCCTATGCGGAACACGGTAAGAAAAGCGAGCAGGTGAAGAAGATCACCGTCTCCATTCCGCTGGGCGTATTGAAGTTGCTGACCGATGAGCGTACCCGTCGTCAGGTCAACAACCTGCGTCACGCCACCAACAGCGAACTGCTCTGTGAAGCCTTCCTGCACGCCTTTACTGGTCAGCCTCTGCCTGAGGACAATGACCTGAGAAAGGACCACCCGGACACCGTTCCGGAGTCTGCCAAGCGCCAGATGAAAGCCCTGGGCATCGACTGGGAAGAGATGGAGTAA
- the metB gene encoding cystathionine gamma-synthase, protein MSTHKPATIVAREGIDTDLTHGAVVPPVYLSTNYTFAGFNEPRQYDYTRSGNPTRDSLGNALAQLEEGAGAVITATGMAAVNLAVNLLKPGERLVVPHDCYGGSYRLFTSLAAKGAFELSVVDQGDEQALADALAQNPKMVWLETPSNPLLRVVDVEKVAKAAKEVGALVVADNTFLSPVLQKPLNLGADIVIHSTTKYINGHSDVVGGAVIAREQELAETLAWWGNCLGITGAPFDSFLTLRGLRTLPLRMRQHQENAEAVVALLQSHPAVAKVHYPGLASHPGHELAKRQQSGFGAMLSFELKGGEQQVRDFLAQLELFSLAESLGGVESLVAHPATMTHAAMAPEARRAAGIEDTLIRLSVGIEDSEDLVADLRQALEAVK, encoded by the coding sequence ATGAGTACTCATAAGCCCGCCACCATTGTTGCCCGTGAAGGGATTGATACCGACCTGACTCATGGTGCCGTGGTGCCACCTGTCTATCTGTCCACCAACTACACCTTTGCCGGTTTCAATGAGCCGAGGCAATACGATTACACCCGCTCCGGCAACCCCACCCGGGACAGCCTGGGCAATGCCCTGGCACAGCTGGAGGAGGGCGCCGGCGCGGTGATCACCGCCACCGGTATGGCGGCGGTCAACCTGGCGGTGAACCTGCTTAAGCCTGGCGAGCGCCTGGTGGTGCCCCATGACTGTTACGGCGGCAGCTACCGCCTGTTCACCAGCCTGGCCGCCAAGGGCGCGTTCGAGCTGTCCGTAGTGGACCAGGGCGATGAGCAGGCCCTGGCCGATGCCCTGGCGCAGAATCCCAAGATGGTGTGGCTGGAAACCCCGAGCAATCCGCTGCTGCGCGTAGTGGACGTGGAGAAGGTGGCCAAGGCTGCCAAGGAAGTGGGCGCCCTGGTGGTGGCGGACAACACCTTCCTTTCTCCGGTGCTGCAGAAGCCTCTGAACCTGGGGGCGGACATCGTTATCCACTCCACCACCAAATACATCAACGGTCACTCCGACGTGGTCGGCGGTGCGGTGATTGCCCGCGAACAGGAGCTGGCGGAAACCCTGGCCTGGTGGGGCAACTGCCTGGGCATCACCGGCGCACCTTTCGATTCTTTCCTGACCCTGCGTGGCCTGCGCACCCTGCCGCTGCGCATGCGCCAGCATCAGGAGAACGCCGAGGCCGTGGTTGCCCTGCTGCAAAGCCACCCCGCAGTAGCCAAAGTGCACTATCCCGGCCTGGCATCCCACCCGGGCCATGAGCTGGCCAAGCGTCAGCAGAGCGGCTTTGGTGCCATGCTCAGCTTCGAACTCAAGGGCGGTGAGCAGCAGGTGCGTGACTTCCTGGCTCAGCTGGAGCTGTTCTCCTTGGCGGAGAGCCTGGGCGGGGTAGAGAGCCTGGTGGCGCACCCGGCCACCATGACCCACGCCGCCATGGCGCCGGAAGCCCGCCGCGCCGCCGGCATCGAAGACACCCTGATCCGCCTCTCCGTGGGCATCGAAGACAGTGAGGACCTGGTGGCGGACCTGCGCCAGGCCCTGGAGGCCGTGAAGTGA
- the metL gene encoding bifunctional aspartate kinase/homoserine dehydrogenase II yields the protein MTVKQLHKFGGSSLADAECYHRVAHILQTHGHAGDLVVVSAAGKTTNALLELLRLARHGHSYDEQLAQLQAFQLGLVTDTLGESGQPLAHQLESDVHHIDQALAAEPRDCAAIQAFGELWSARLLAALLSKLGAPATALDARDFLLLDDSVQPRPDWGQSSENLHRALAQRPNQRVVITGYFGANGQGRTRLLGRNGSDYSATLIGALAEVTEVTIWTDVAGIYNADPNLLADARLQASLSLDEADQLARLGSPVLHSRTLQPLRQLALALNVRSSYTPDSPFTRILPRGNEQTEPVVTSLSRVTLFRFKGKAPAFQQLCDWLAQQGLPPLAHYDQPLALALTCEQAKALGSELSDQAKSLGLTLLSSGDDYGLVGLVSQHPGRLAGAFSRLLSRSALPCCRHDQALVTLVPAREVTALVESIHRRCAGPRKRIGLVLAGKGNIGSAWLDLFALQQQQLNEEFEAEMRLVGIIGSQHYLIDEAGIDARSGLTRYQDEALEFSSLEWLDQAAAMDLDEVVLLDITASATLALHYPEIVAAGLHLVSANKQAGSGPGAFYQELQRQLSNCHRYWRYNASVGAGLPVFYSIDDLKRSGDAITSVSGVFSGTLSWLFDHFDRGGPFSELVLKAKAEGLTEPDPRDDLSGRDMQRKLLILARELGLNLELEQIELESLVPEALADLPLEQFLARIDELDPVMQAAAEAAKEQGLALRYAASLTIEAGEVKARVGLEQVDQSHPFANLPAGDNQFLFLSKHYPNGLVIQGPGAGREVTAAAVQSDFVAICRRLLH from the coding sequence GTGACAGTGAAGCAGCTGCACAAGTTCGGTGGCTCCAGCCTGGCAGACGCCGAGTGTTACCACCGGGTCGCTCATATCCTGCAGACCCACGGTCACGCCGGGGATCTGGTGGTGGTCTCTGCCGCGGGCAAGACCACCAACGCCCTGCTGGAGCTGCTGCGACTGGCCCGTCATGGCCACAGCTACGATGAACAGCTGGCTCAGTTGCAGGCGTTCCAGCTGGGGCTGGTCACCGACACCCTGGGGGAGTCGGGGCAGCCTTTGGCTCATCAGCTGGAGTCCGACGTTCACCACATCGATCAGGCCCTGGCTGCCGAGCCCAGAGACTGCGCCGCCATCCAGGCGTTTGGCGAGCTGTGGTCTGCCCGCTTGCTGGCGGCCCTGCTGAGCAAACTGGGCGCACCGGCGACTGCCCTGGACGCCAGAGATTTCCTGTTGCTGGATGACAGCGTCCAGCCCCGCCCGGATTGGGGGCAATCCTCCGAGAACCTGCATCGCGCTCTGGCGCAGCGCCCCAACCAGCGAGTGGTGATCACCGGCTACTTTGGGGCCAACGGCCAGGGGCGCACCCGTCTGCTGGGACGCAACGGTTCTGACTACAGCGCCACCCTCATCGGTGCCCTGGCCGAAGTGACCGAGGTGACCATCTGGACCGACGTGGCCGGCATCTACAACGCCGATCCCAACCTGCTGGCGGACGCCCGTCTGCAGGCCAGCCTCAGCCTGGATGAAGCGGATCAACTGGCTCGCCTGGGCTCGCCGGTTCTGCACAGCCGTACCCTGCAGCCCCTGCGTCAGCTGGCCCTGGCCCTGAATGTTCGCTCCAGCTACACCCCGGACAGCCCTTTTACCCGCATCCTGCCCAGAGGCAACGAGCAGACCGAACCTGTGGTCACCAGCCTCAGTCGGGTGACCCTGTTTCGCTTCAAGGGCAAAGCCCCCGCGTTTCAGCAGTTGTGTGACTGGTTGGCGCAGCAGGGGTTGCCGCCCCTGGCCCACTATGACCAGCCCTTGGCCCTGGCCCTGACCTGTGAGCAGGCCAAGGCTTTGGGCAGCGAGCTGTCGGATCAGGCGAAAAGCCTGGGTCTGACCCTGCTCAGCAGCGGCGACGATTACGGTCTGGTAGGCCTGGTGAGTCAGCACCCAGGTCGACTGGCGGGGGCCTTCTCCCGCCTGCTCAGCCGCAGCGCCTTGCCCTGCTGCCGTCACGACCAGGCCCTGGTCACCCTGGTGCCGGCCCGCGAGGTGACCGCCCTGGTGGAGTCCATTCACCGTCGCTGCGCCGGGCCCCGCAAGCGCATCGGACTGGTGCTGGCCGGCAAGGGCAACATAGGGTCTGCCTGGCTGGATCTCTTTGCCCTGCAACAGCAGCAGCTCAACGAGGAGTTTGAGGCCGAGATGCGCCTGGTGGGGATCATCGGCTCCCAGCATTACCTGATTGATGAAGCGGGCATCGACGCCCGCAGCGGATTGACCCGCTACCAGGATGAAGCCCTGGAGTTTTCCTCTCTGGAGTGGCTGGATCAGGCTGCCGCCATGGATCTGGATGAGGTGGTGTTGCTGGACATTACCGCCTCGGCCACCCTGGCTTTGCACTACCCTGAGATTGTGGCCGCCGGTCTGCATCTGGTCAGCGCCAACAAGCAGGCGGGCAGCGGCCCGGGTGCCTTCTATCAGGAACTGCAGCGTCAGCTGTCCAACTGCCACCGTTACTGGCGTTACAACGCCTCGGTGGGCGCCGGGCTGCCGGTGTTCTACAGCATCGACGATCTTAAGCGCAGTGGCGATGCCATCACCTCGGTGTCCGGGGTGTTCTCCGGCACCCTGAGCTGGTTGTTCGATCACTTCGACCGCGGTGGCCCCTTCTCTGAGCTGGTGCTCAAGGCCAAGGCCGAGGGACTGACCGAACCTGACCCCAGAGACGATCTGTCTGGCCGTGACATGCAGCGCAAGCTGCTGATTCTGGCTCGCGAACTGGGGCTGAATCTGGAGCTGGAGCAGATCGAACTGGAATCCCTGGTGCCGGAGGCATTGGCGGATCTGCCGCTGGAGCAGTTCCTGGCGCGCATCGATGAACTGGACCCTGTGATGCAGGCCGCCGCCGAGGCTGCCAAGGAGCAGGGCCTGGCCCTGAGGTATGCCGCCAGCCTCACCATAGAGGCGGGCGAGGTGAAGGCCCGGGTTGGCCTGGAGCAGGTCGATCAGAGCCATCCCTTCGCCAACCTGCCAGCGGGGGACAATCAGTTCCTGTTCCTCAGTAAGCATTACCCCAACGGCCTGGTGATTCAGGGCCCGGGGGCCGGACGGGAGGTGACCGCCGCCGCGGTTCAGTCCGATTTTGTAGCCATTTGCCGACGTCTGCTGCACTGA
- a CDS encoding porin family protein gives MKKSILATAVLAMMISGSALAKEGAYVGGSLGSAKLDPSNDSTATSFGAYGGYNFTDWFGIESSLFATTEFKQGDGVEVMGAAFSVAPRFILTLNEEFSLFAKAGLANTLVNVDTPIGDTDLDGIVFSWGVGLDWSVGEHLGLRLAYEMNDGELEHEDFSSVDVDVELSQLYLGVHYHF, from the coding sequence GTGAAAAAATCCATTCTGGCAACCGCAGTTCTAGCGATGATGATCTCCGGTAGCGCCCTGGCTAAAGAGGGGGCTTACGTAGGGGGAAGTTTGGGCAGTGCCAAGCTGGATCCCTCTAACGACAGCACAGCAACCAGCTTCGGCGCCTATGGTGGCTACAACTTTACCGACTGGTTTGGTATCGAAAGTTCACTCTTTGCCACCACAGAGTTCAAACAGGGGGACGGTGTCGAGGTGATGGGCGCTGCCTTCAGTGTTGCTCCCCGCTTCATACTGACCCTGAACGAGGAGTTTTCCCTGTTTGCCAAGGCGGGCTTGGCCAATACCCTGGTGAATGTGGACACCCCCATCGGTGACACCGATCTCGATGGCATTGTTTTCTCCTGGGGCGTGGGACTGGACTGGAGTGTCGGTGAGCACCTGGGCCTGCGACTGGCCTATGAGATGAATGACGGTGAGCTGGAGCACGAGGACTTCAGTTCCGTCGACGTGGACGTTGAACTGTCTCAGCTCTATCTCGGGGTGCATTACCACTTCTAA
- a CDS encoding cytochrome-c peroxidase: protein MKTLVLSLSLISAAVSAGEPIQPIEVPQIDNPAKVALGKQLFFDPRLSKSGFLSCNSCHNLSLGGVDILPTSIGHNWQEGPINAPTVLNSRYMLAQFWDGRAADLQEQAAGPIANPKEMALKHELALDVLRSIPGYRSAFAGVYGDKSIDLERVTDAIATFEETLVTPDSRFDLWLKGDKQAMTDEELQGYALFKSNGCAACHNGPAAGGTMYQKMGLMQPFVTDNPAQGRVDVTGQEHDRMVFKVPTLRNIELTYPYFHDGSTYDLQQAVVTMQRVQLGRELSDQDAAKITAFLKTLTGTQPAITLPLLPPSVADTPKPAPFAD from the coding sequence ATGAAAACGCTCGTTCTGTCCCTCAGCCTCATCAGTGCCGCAGTCAGCGCCGGTGAACCCATCCAGCCCATCGAAGTGCCTCAGATCGACAACCCTGCCAAGGTGGCCCTGGGTAAGCAGTTGTTCTTCGACCCGCGTCTCTCTAAGTCTGGCTTCCTCTCCTGCAACAGCTGCCACAACCTCAGCCTGGGCGGGGTGGACATCCTGCCCACCTCCATCGGCCACAACTGGCAGGAGGGGCCCATCAACGCCCCGACGGTACTGAACTCCCGCTACATGCTGGCTCAGTTCTGGGACGGTCGCGCGGCGGATCTTCAAGAGCAGGCCGCCGGTCCCATCGCCAACCCCAAGGAGATGGCGCTCAAGCATGAACTGGCCCTGGACGTGCTGCGCTCCATCCCCGGCTATCGCAGTGCCTTTGCTGGCGTCTATGGGGATAAGAGTATCGATCTGGAACGGGTCACCGATGCCATCGCCACTTTCGAGGAGACCCTGGTGACCCCGGACAGCCGTTTCGACCTGTGGCTCAAGGGTGACAAGCAGGCGATGACCGACGAGGAGTTGCAGGGGTATGCCCTGTTCAAGTCCAACGGCTGTGCCGCCTGTCACAATGGTCCTGCCGCCGGAGGCACCATGTATCAGAAGATGGGGTTAATGCAGCCCTTTGTCACCGACAACCCGGCTCAGGGCCGCGTCGACGTGACCGGCCAGGAGCATGATCGCATGGTGTTCAAGGTGCCCACCCTGAGAAACATCGAGCTGACCTACCCCTACTTCCACGACGGCTCCACCTACGACCTGCAGCAAGCGGTAGTCACCATGCAGCGGGTGCAGCTGGGCCGGGAGCTGAGCGATCAGGACGCCGCGAAGATCACCGCCTTCCTCAAGACCCTCACCGGCACGCAGCCAGCCATCACCCTGCCGCTGTTGCCCCCCTCGGTGGCGGACACCCCCAAGCCGGCGCCTTTTGCCGACTGA
- the metF gene encoding methylenetetrahydrofolate reductase, with protein sequence MGFHHAQQLEALNERLSHLKDIQVSFEFFPPSTEEMEQTLWSSVERLAPLKPRFVSVTYGANSGVRDRTHKVIEKIHNQTDLVAAPHLTVVDATEEELRGLANQYWEQGVRHIVALRGDLPEGQGRPDRFAVDLVKLLKEEHDFEISVAAYPEVHPEATSAQADLINLKRKVDAGANRAITQFFYDIESYLRFRDRCAAAGIDVEIVPGILPVTNYRQLLKFAGFTNVHVPNWLHHMFDGLDDDPATRKLVGANVAIEMAKVLAKEGVREFHFYTLNRAELSYAICHALGVRP encoded by the coding sequence ATGGGATTTCATCACGCACAGCAGTTAGAAGCCCTGAACGAGCGTTTGAGCCACCTGAAGGATATCCAGGTTTCCTTCGAGTTTTTTCCCCCTTCCACCGAGGAGATGGAGCAGACCCTGTGGAGCTCGGTTGAGCGGCTGGCGCCGCTCAAGCCCCGTTTTGTTTCCGTGACCTATGGTGCCAACTCCGGGGTGCGGGACAGAACCCATAAGGTGATCGAGAAGATCCACAATCAGACCGATCTTGTGGCCGCCCCTCACCTGACCGTGGTGGACGCCACCGAAGAGGAGCTGCGTGGCCTGGCCAACCAGTACTGGGAGCAGGGGGTGCGCCACATCGTCGCCCTGCGAGGCGACCTGCCGGAAGGCCAGGGGCGTCCCGATCGCTTCGCCGTGGATCTGGTGAAGCTGCTGAAGGAGGAGCACGACTTCGAGATCTCCGTGGCCGCCTATCCCGAGGTGCACCCGGAAGCCACTAGCGCCCAGGCGGATCTCATCAACCTCAAGCGTAAGGTGGACGCCGGAGCCAACCGCGCCATCACCCAGTTCTTCTACGACATCGAGTCCTACCTGCGTTTCCGTGACCGTTGTGCCGCCGCAGGCATCGATGTGGAGATCGTCCCGGGGATTCTGCCGGTGACCAACTACCGGCAGTTGCTGAAGTTTGCTGGCTTCACCAATGTGCATGTGCCCAACTGGCTGCACCACATGTTTGATGGCCTGGATGACGACCCGGCGACCCGCAAGCTGGTGGGCGCCAATGTCGCCATCGAGATGGCCAAGGTGCTGGCCAAAGAGGGGGTGAGGGAGTTCCACTTCTACACCCTGAACCGGGCCGAACTGAGCTACGCCATCTGC